From the genome of Persephonella atlantica:
TCTGTGCTCCAAACTGTTCCTCCTATATACCAACTTCTTCCTCTTCTAATTCTAACATCTCTCTAAGCTGCTGTTCATAGAAAAAGTAATCCCCCTGATAAGGCTCAAGCTCATCAAGCCACATGGCATTTTCATCATACTTTGCAAAAAACGGTTTTCCTACCCAGTCTGGATTTCTGCCCTGCAGAAAGTCAAGGACTATCACTTTCTCCCCATTAACTTCTGACACTCCTAATATTCTGACCTTTCCGGGGGTTGCAGACATTGACGGTCCTTTTACTGTTCTTGCTATACCACTGACAGATTTAAATGCATCCCTGAATATCTCCCATGCTCTTACAAGGGGAACGCCGAAGTAATGCTGTGCTCCGGTGTCTCTTGCCATAAACATGTAGTAAGGAACCATATTCATCTCAACCTGTTTTTTCCACATTGTAGCCCACACATCAGGGTCATCATTTATATGTCTCAAAACTGGAGACTGTGTTCTTATAACAGCTCCTGTTAACAGTATATTTTCAACAGCCTGCTGGACTTCAGGCGTCTGAAGTTCCTGATAGTGGTTAAAGTGAGCCATGTATGCAAGATGGTAACCTGCCTGTGTAATTTCTCTGAACAGATTCAGTAAATCCTGAGCATCATCTTCTGTGGTAAATCTGTAAGGCCAGAAGGCAAGAGCTTTAGAACCAAACCTTATGGTCTTAAGGTGGGGTATATCTGCTTCCAACACAGGCTCTATGTACTGCCTCAGGAGTTTTGTTTTCATAATAAGAGGGTCTCCACCTGTAAACAGCAGGTCTGTTATCTCTGGGTGAGCTTTGATGTAATCAATCAGAACCTCTACCTCTTTCATAGCAAACTTCAGCTCATCTATGCCAACAAACTGAGGCCATCTGAAGCAAAAAGAACAGTAAGCATGGCAGGTCTGCCCCTGTTTGGGAAAGAAAAGTATCGTCTCATTGTATTTGTGCTGTGCCCCATGTAGCTTAACACCGTTTATCTCAGGGACATTATATTTCTGTCCTGCAGGATGGGGATTCAGTTTCATTCTTATTTCGTTTGCTTTCTCTTTTATAACTTCTCTGGGAGCGTTTTTCTTCAGCAAGTCAGCTATTGTTTCATAATCTTCATCTTTCAGCATACCCCTTTGAGGAAATGTAAGGCGGAATATTGGGTCATTCAGTGGATCATCCCAGTTTATCAGCTTTTCAACAACATAGTTGTTGGTCTTAAATGGGAATACTTGTGCCACAACCTCTATATCAAACTGCTCCTGTGGAGACAGCCTCTCTTTCACCTGCGGTATATCCCGGAAGTTATGGACTGTATAGCTCCTGTATTTCATGGGATTTACCTCCAAACAAAATTATGTCTGATAAAATTTAGGCAGACTTTCTGACTGTGGAAGGTTATTATAAATTATTGGATTTTAGTATGCAAATTCCTTGCCTAATAAACTGCTGTAAACTTATTATTATGAAGATGATGGAAACTGTAGAGTTTAGCGACCAGCTAACAGACACTGTTATTGACATTCTGATGGATGCATATCAGGATTTACCAGAGTATGGAGAACAGAGCAGAAAAAGGGCAAAAAGATACATAAACTGGTTAAAAAAACATTCAACACTTTTTACAGTTGTAATGATAGACGGTGAACCTGCTGGCTTTGTTGTTGCTGATGCCAACTGGATAGACATTCACGGAAAAAATGTAGGAGAAATCCACGAGCTGTCTGTCAGAAAAAAGTTCTGGGGAAGAGGTATTGGTGACTACCTTATAAATTTAGCTGTGAAGCATTTCAAAGATAAAAATCTAAAATCAGCAGGTCTGTGGGTAGGAGAAAAAAATACAAGAGCAATACAGTTTTACAAAAAACATGGATTTAAAGAGACAGGTATAAACTATTACGGCTGGCTGAGAATGGTAAGGAGTCTGTAAATTATTAGATAGTTATAAAACAGCTCTTCAAGGGAGATATGTTCCCTATCTGTATGACAGTCTGAAAGACTGCCAAATCCAAAAATGATACATTCCTTTCCTACTCTGTGATAGTTTGAAGCATCAGTCCACGAGGACATAATACCTTCTTCAGGTTTTTTCGTGAAGAGTTCCATGTAAGCCTGCGTGATATACCTGTAAAGATTTCCCTTTTTA
Proteins encoded in this window:
- a CDS encoding GNAT family N-acetyltransferase, with the translated sequence MDFSMQIPCLINCCKLIIMKMMETVEFSDQLTDTVIDILMDAYQDLPEYGEQSRKRAKRYINWLKKHSTLFTVVMIDGEPAGFVVADANWIDIHGKNVGEIHELSVRKKFWGRGIGDYLINLAVKHFKDKNLKSAGLWVGEKNTRAIQFYKKHGFKETGINYYGWLRMVRSL
- a CDS encoding KamA family radical SAM protein; amino-acid sequence: MKYRSYTVHNFRDIPQVKERLSPQEQFDIEVVAQVFPFKTNNYVVEKLINWDDPLNDPIFRLTFPQRGMLKDEDYETIADLLKKNAPREVIKEKANEIRMKLNPHPAGQKYNVPEINGVKLHGAQHKYNETILFFPKQGQTCHAYCSFCFRWPQFVGIDELKFAMKEVEVLIDYIKAHPEITDLLFTGGDPLIMKTKLLRQYIEPVLEADIPHLKTIRFGSKALAFWPYRFTTEDDAQDLLNLFREITQAGYHLAYMAHFNHYQELQTPEVQQAVENILLTGAVIRTQSPVLRHINDDPDVWATMWKKQVEMNMVPYYMFMARDTGAQHYFGVPLVRAWEIFRDAFKSVSGIARTVKGPSMSATPGKVRILGVSEVNGEKVIVLDFLQGRNPDWVGKPFFAKYDENAMWLDELEPYQGDYFFYEQQLREMLELEEEEVGI